In the genome of Ursus arctos isolate Adak ecotype North America unplaced genomic scaffold, UrsArc2.0 scaffold_22, whole genome shotgun sequence, the window GAGATAGTCTGTGCTTGAGTTCCATTAGACAAAAATACTTTTGTCTAAAACATTAAAGAGAGGACTGGGAAAGAGAAATAAGTGTGGTAGTTGTCAGTTTAAAGGTAAGTTAAGCTTCACGGGGGAAACACAATCCAGGCCCCTGCAGCTTCCCTCACAGGTTGTGAGTCTGCCCATGAGCAAGTCACTGCAAGAGTTGTTTGTTCCCTTAGTCCCTGAGGAGTTCAGGAGTCATGCTCACTCCCACACAGAAGTCACCTATTTGAGCTGACAGAACATTCACAGATTAGTTAAGGGCATCTCGTCCTGTTCTTTATGAGGTCCCCTGCAATGAGGCTGGAACCAGGGACGGGACAAAGGCCAGCGTTTATGGGTCCACAGAGTCCATCCCCAGCAGTTAACCTAACTGCAAAAAAATGTTTCCAGTAGTTTTACTGTCTGGTTCCATTTGGTTATTTCCCCTCAGAATGTGCTCAGTCATAATAATTATCATGCTCATTTCAGGATAAACTGCTGTTGAACTGGACTTAGTCTTAAAGGTTTGGAGGTACAATAACCTTAACTAATGCAGAgagaactgcttttaaaaaaatatgaatagaagTTATGATTTTCAGTTGATTAGATATGTTTTCATGTGAATCAATTtgtgtttataatttattttttttaaaggtaactcACTATAAGCCTCTGATTTACAAATTGATATCAGAAAATCCCCCCCTACTTTACTCTAAAAAGCTCCATGCTGGCTGACATATGGTCTGACATATTTAGACCACAGACACTCTatatcctttttattattatatatatggtatattattttatcaaatattataaaatgacaAGCTTCACTAAGAAAATACTTTTCTGCTAAGCTCTCTCTTCAGAGCCCCCTTCATCTCGCTGTTCCTGAGGCTGTAGATGAGGGGATTCAACATGGGGGCCACCACCAGATAGAATACAGACACCACCTTGTTCTGGTCAGTTGAGTAGCAGGACTTGGGCATCACATAAATGAAGGTGATGGTCCCATAGAACAGAGTGACCGCTGTGAGGTGGGACgtgcaggtggagaaggccttgTGGCGACCCTCCGTGGAACGCATCTTCAGGATGGTGATGAGGATGCAGACGTAGGAGACCGCTATGACACACACTGTGACTACGATGATGGAGCCAGATGTAAATGAGGGGACAGCTGCGGGGACGCTGCTATCAGAACAGGAGAGTTTAACTAAAGGAGCAAAGTCACAGAAGAAGTGATTGACTTGATTTGGTCCACAGAAGagtaaaaaagagaagcaaatagTGAAAGAGGAAGCATTGAGAACACCACCTACGTAAGTCACCGCGAGTAGGCGAACACAAACTCGTGTGCACATTTTGGTTGAATAAAGCAGTGGGTTGCAGATTGCCACGAAGCGATCATAGGCCATGGGAGCCAGCAGGAAGCACTCACTTGACCCAAAGAAAACAGCTGAACCCAGCTGCACGGCACAGCCAAGATAGGAGATTGTATTTCTCTCCACCAGGAAGTTTGCAAGCAAGTTGGGAGTGACAGAAGATGAATAGCCTACGTCAGCCAAGGCCAAGTggctcagaaaaaaatacatagggtGGTGAAGCTGAGAAGAGATCCTGATCAGAATGATTGTGCTCAGGTTGCCAGATATGGTCACCAGGTAGATGCTGAGGATGATCGTGAAGAGGATGGCTCGAAGGACAGGGTCGTCGGTCAGGCCCAATAAAATGAACCCTGTCACTGCAGTGCGGTTCCCACCCCTCAGGGAATCCATGAGGCAACAGCGCAGCTCCCCAAATGAACCTGTGCTGAAAACATTATAGCTGTTATAAATCTGATGGCTTCATTTTCGTTAATACACAAAGAGGTTAttataaacaagtaaatattCAAACTAAGTTTGGACTTTTTTTTACTTCAGagtaaaaaatttatattttgcataTCGTTTTAGAGTAAAAagtttgtgtatttatgtatatgaGTATTCTGTATTTTAAGAATTGTTATCAGCAGAAACTAGAAAACATTCAAATGTATACCCTTtcctctttatatatttataaaatgtatttaaagtagCTTTAAAGctaaagattaaaaacataaGACTTACGTAAAGAACGAAAGGAATGGTGAAGCataacagaaa includes:
- the LOC113245869 gene encoding olfactory receptor 502-like translates to MDSLRGGNRTAVTGFILLGLTDDPVLRAILFTIILSIYLVTISGNLSTIILIRISSQLHHPMYFFLSHLALADVGYSSSVTPNLLANFLVERNTISYLGCAVQLGSAVFFGSSECFLLAPMAYDRFVAICNPLLYSTKMCTRVCVRLLAVTYVGGVLNASSFTICFSFLLFCGPNQVNHFFCDFAPLVKLSCSDSSVPAAVPSFTSGSIIVVTVCVIAVSYVCILITILKMRSTEGRHKAFSTCTSHLTAVTLFYGTITFIYVMPKSCYSTDQNKVVSVFYLVVAPMLNPLIYSLRNSEMKGALKRELSRKVFS